In Macadamia integrifolia cultivar HAES 741 chromosome 12, SCU_Mint_v3, whole genome shotgun sequence, the following are encoded in one genomic region:
- the LOC122058052 gene encoding fasciclin-like arabinogalactan protein 12 — MMNMKKQLHLGLQHSSSVLLVIMITLLFTTTLAQSPATAPAPSVPTPPSPPLPVAASPGPAPSGPTNITAILEKAGRFNIFIRLLKSTGLADQINSEINNTNQAITLFAPPDNAFSGLPSGTSLNSFTGEQQIKLVQFHLLSTYVSPIQFQTLSNPVRTQAGSSRDDQFPLNLITSGTNVTMTTGIVNATVVNKIYTDGQLAVYEVDKVLLPRQFYVTPSPAPAPALALPKPKKSQPLSAAPSIPTVVPSNAVSISRYIGVSIAVAVVAVIAI, encoded by the coding sequence ATGATGAACATGAAGAAACAGCTTCACCTAGGCCTCCAACATTCCTCATCAGTTCTTCTGGTGATCATGATCACCCTCCTCTTTACCACAACCTTAGCTCAGTCACCAGCAACTGCACCAGCCCCTTCTGTCCCAACCCCTCCTAGCCCACCCCTTCCTGTCGCAGCCTCTCCTGGCCCAGCCCCTTCTGGCCCTACCAACATCACAGCAATCCTAGAGAAAGCTGGAAGGTTCAACATCTTTATCAGGCTACTGAAGAGCACCGGACTTGCAGACCAAATCAACTCAGAAATCAACAACACAAACCAAGCCATTACCCTCTTTGCCCCACCAGACAATGCCTTCTCCGGTCTCCCCTCAGGGACCTCCCTTAACTCCTTCACGGGTGAGCAGCAGATAAAGTTGGTGCAATTTCATTTGCTCTCTACCTATGTTTCTCCCATACAGTTCCAGACCCTTAGTAACCCTGTTCGAACACAGGCAGGGAGTAGCAGAGATGACCAATTTCCATTAAATCTCATCACTTCTGGCACAAATGTGACTATGACTACTGGAATTGTTAATGCCACTGTGGTCAACAAAATCTACACAGACGGGCAGTTGGCTGTGTATGAAGTGGATAAAGTTCTCCTTCCTAGGCAATTTTATGTTACGCCGTCGCCGGCTCCCGCTCCGGCTCTGGCACTCCCTAAGCCAAAGAAGTCCCAACCTTTGTCTGCTGCCCCTTCAATTCCTACTGTAGTTCCATCTAATGCAGTGAGTATCTCAAGGTACATTGGGGTTTCCATTGCAGTTGCAGTAGTTGCAGTCATTGCCATATGA
- the LOC122056962 gene encoding fasciclin-like arabinogalactan protein 12, with protein MMNMKKQLNLQHSSSVLLIMIMIMITLFTTTLAQSPATAPAPSVPIPPSPPLPGPASPGPAPSGPTNITAILEKVGKFNIFIRLLKSTGLADQINSEINNTNQAITLFAPPDNAFSGLPSGTSLNSFTGEQQIKLVQFHLLSTYVSPIQFQTLSNPVRTQAGSSRDDQFPLNLITSGTNVTMTTGIVNATVVNKIYTDGQLAVYEVDKVLLPRQFYVTPSPAPAPAPALPKPKKSQPLSAAPSISTVVPSSAVSISRYIGVSFAVAVVAVSAI; from the coding sequence ATGATGAACATGAAGAAACAACTTAACCTCCAACATTCCTCATCAGTTCTACTGATCATGATCATGATCATGATCACCCTCTTCACCACAACCTTAGCTCAGTCACCTGCAACTGCTCCAGCCCCTTCTGTCCCAATCCCTCCTAGCCCACCCCTTCCTGGCCCGGCCTCTCCTGGCCCAGCCCCTTCTGGCCCTACCAACATCACAGCAATCCTAGAAAAAGTTGGAAAGTTCAACATCTTTATCAGGCTACTGAAGAGCACTGGACTTGCAGACCAAATCAACTCAGAAATCAACAACACAAACCAAGCCATTACCCTCTTTGCCCCACCAGACAATGCCTTCTCCGGTCTCCCCTCAGGGACCTCCCTTAACTCCTTCACGGGTGAGCAGCAGATAAAGTTGGTGCAGTTTCATTTGCTCTCTACCTATGTTTCTCCCATACAGTTCCAGACCCTTAGTAACCCTGTTCGTACACAGGCAGGGAGTAGCCGTGATGACCAGTTTCCATTAAATCTCATCACTTCTGGCACAAATGTGACTATGACTACTGGAATTGTTAATGCCACTGTGGTCAACAAAATCTACACAGATGGGCAGTTGGCTGTGTACGAAGTGGATAAAGTTCTCCTTCCTAGGCAATTTTATGTTACGCCGTCGCCGGCTCCTGCTCCAGCTCCGGCACTGCCTAAGCCAAAGAAGTCCCAACCTTTGTCTGCTGCCCCTTcaatttctactgtggttccaTCTAGTGCAGTGAGTATCTCAAGGTACATTGGGGTTTCCTTTGCAGTTGCAGTAGTTGCAGTCAGTGCTATATGA